DNA from Cyprinus carpio isolate SPL01 chromosome B3, ASM1834038v1, whole genome shotgun sequence:
gaaaatgataaatattatatgtTTACTTTACAACATTACAATAATGCTAATAGTTTGCTAAATGATTGTGACATGAATTATTGTctctattttaattaaagttcagtgttaatatgattgttttgtattttcaaattttttaagcATATTGCTTACTGTATACTGCAtcctatatttaaaaatagtatgcagtaaataacaataaatgttttattgagatTGTTTCCCTTTTATTAATGAACTATCCTGAGCGTATGCTAtaatgttgtcatgtgactttaCTATGTTGTTCGTCTGAGgaataaaaattatcatttagaattttattgGATCAAATTTAGTCTAAGAATGAGTTCAGTTTTGACAGAATGGtcaaataatatgtaaataatatgaaGGAGAAAGTGATATTTTATACACCACtggaaatgaataatcaaatttgcaatggattgtgggttacaatatttattcaaatgtggGTCTTTAATGCATACCGTTGTGTGTATACATACTACACACTGTAAAAGATTAGTATGAGTAGTAGGCTATTTTGAGCATAATATAAGAGACTAATTCATATGTCATATATAGTTAAGGAGCTGTGACCTGTGTTTTATATGAGATGTTCACATCTTTAGTTTAGTGTCTGATGAAGAAGTTCTCATTCATTTCTCAAGCtttcatttctttcataaatATGTTTGTCTTCATCTTTGTCCAGGTCCTCTCTATGGCTCTCTGTTACGAGCCTGGCAGTGCTTCCTCTCTTCTGCTGACCGCCTCTCCTCACTGCACTCCTCCATCTGTCGTTCTCTGGTGTCAGAGGATGGAGATCGCATCCGGACATGGCAGAAGGAGACTTTCCATAAGAAGATATTTGGAGGTTTCAAGGAGTCCCAGGATTTTGAAACTGGTTTCTCACGTGCTCAGAAGCCCTGGGCCAAGAGACTGAAGAAGGTAATGCAAGCAATGCAGTTCTGGGGTTAAAATTTCACTCATTTTATTTGTACACagtattgtatggacaaaaaaaatagaaaattctgTATAAATGCTTACATATGTTAATAGTTGAATAAGGAATTTTTGAAAATGAAGGAGTGTGCAATACTGACCCCTGGCCTACATGaatctaaatttgtgttttttttgtttttgtttttttgtggcagCTAGAGAAGGCTAAGTCAGCATTTCACAAAGCTTGCCGTAAGGAACACATGGCTCGTGAGCGGGAGGCCCATGCCCAAGGCAACCCTGACATTGCCATCGAGAAAAGGAAGATCCAGGAAGAGACTGAACTGGCTCACCAGGAGACAGAGAAAGTGAGTGCTGTGTGGGGGAGACTGTCagaaagaaacagacagagagaaagaaaagaacagattttcaaatagtcttTTATCATCCGAGTCAGGAAAAGGAAGCAGAAAaatctttgtttacatttacaagcTTCATAACAATGCAGTGAAATCATTCAATGTACTGCACAGATTAATGATCAAGGATTTAATCTACAGCATGcaacagaaaagagaaaagagactGTACTTGTGTTGACTAACTATTTAGTAATCCCTAATACTTTACGTGTAAATCTAGTCTTATTTGTCCTGGGACATTTTTGATTGTCATTCAAGACCTGGTTTGAAATCTGACCTGTTCTAAGGAtccatgtgttttttatttatttgagtaaaaatacagtagaaacatttctaatgtgaaacattattacagcttaaaataaatgtttccgattttaatgctgatttggtgctcaagaaaaatttcttctTATCAACATTTAAAAGTGTTGCTTAATTTATTCTTCAGACTTTGTAATGAACAATacattcaaaacaacagcatttgtactaatatattatataaagctaTCTTTTTTATAGTTCTGTATAAAAAGTTAaccattgttttttattgttgaaaaataactgcttaatttaaaaattgttttgaggTTGCATTTGAAATCCAGTTCAATCTGAAGTGGCACATACACATAACACATCTGACTATTGACTAACTGGCTGCAAATTCCTGTTTACAGGTGCGAGCCCGCTATGAGAAGATTCTTGAGGAAGTGACACGTTATGCTCCACGCTACATGGAGGAAATGGAGTCGATCTTTGACCAGtcgcaggaggaggagagaaagaggatAAGCTTCCTCAAACAGGCTTTCCTGTCCATTCACAGACACTTGGATGTCACCAACAATGAGAGGTGTGTGAGAACGGTTATACTATACTGGTCAAATCTCAGTTTCTGTCCATTTCAGTATTACTCAcaatgagtaaatcataaaagtgctctctctctctctctctctctctctctcactctgttagTGTAAAAGCTGTGTACAATGAGCTCCATAACACCCTGATGTCCATCAGCGAGCAGGAAGATTTGCGCTGGTGGAAGAATACACACGGGCCAGGTATGCCCACCGACTGGCCTCAGTTCCAGGTAAATACATGCGGTTTATattgcaaatacatttacatCGACAAACATTAGCTAAAacttactttttacattttctaaagaaaatgttaGGGTGTCGTGGGTGTTTGCCAttgtattgctatgcagttgttagggtgttttggctTGTTTGTTAAAAGAGTACGACCTCTGTTACCTGGACCCTTCCACTTTATTAGGAAATACAGAAGTAAAGTCTTTTCTGTGACTTCTGATTTATTATttgctataggtaaataactagaagcaTAAATGTATTACGATAATTGAAATGACTGTATATGATCAAGCAGCATAAGtgactgtttttgtacagttaGAAGCGCCTGTGCATAGGAAGCCTCACACATTCAAGTTACGAATGATCACATCCGGTCTTTTGgtaaaaataaggtggattatCTGTGATGAGAAATGTGCAGTTAGCCACACTGCTATCACTCcgtagcaaaaacaaaaaaagtacagttCTGAGGTTAATGCATTCTTGAGGGTGTTAAAGTGATGTCTTTGTTGTTATATGTGATATTTATGTATCTCACAGCGGCACGTCTTCAAGTAGACTGCGTTCTGTTGTGCCAAAACCTACATTTACTCCTTTACTCACTCACTCCATCTCTCACCCTCTTTCTATTTCAGGAGTGGACTCCAGACAAGAAGCATAAAAAGGGAAAGAAGGAGGTGGAGCAGAAAGCAGTAGTGATGGAGAGAAGGTCAGTTTACTACAGTGATATTTGCTGTAGGGCTTCACAGCGCTAAGCTAACTGACTGTTGTTCACTACAAACCAAACTGGGCCTTTTTGAACTTCAGGCCCTGTTATTGTTTGCTGCTGTGTATTGACCTGTTGCAAAGCTCAGTCTCCTCAGTTAATATTGCTCAGACAAGCTTGACAAGGGATGAGTAGGCCACTGAACAGTGATTTTTCAGTAAAATACAGAAGCAAACATTATATCCAGTACTGGAATGAATTGTGCCATTGCACAAGATTCTGGctgtttttctttacaaaagtCAATCATTATGCAGTATTGTAAGACATTGAGGCAAATGCTGATCACAGTCAACTCAAACCAGTCGCAGGAGGATCCGGCGTTTTggaagagtgaaaccgatattttttaaaaccgagtcccagagtggataaatctgaaaacactgcccttgcgttttcgtgtggacagtgaatccgtatattttctgaaacgatgatgtcatctAAAACCgagtcccagagtggataaatctgattaactaacattaacacagattaataaatgttttcttccaCGTTCGTTTGTATAGCGCGCGCAAGGTTTACGTGCATAGTCCAAGGATTTTTATCCGTTtgtagtgtatctctgtggcagaattacagcgccacatgctggtctggcatgtatactacattgttttgtgaccgttttgtggtttcgtgtggatgcagatatttcttgagacgaggggggggggggggggtggaaaaaaaaagatcagatagggaaagctctggcttcgtgtggatgtAGCCTAAAGCGTCAGCTGGAAAAACGCTGCCAGCTGGTCGTTTACAGAAGAGAGCCTGACATTTTTTCAGATGGCTAAAAACTCTTTGGTGGGCACacgttattgaatatttattgttaggcatATGGCCTATTAGTCTTTTTTGAATTTATGCAATATACCTGAGAAAGCagaccagaatattccactgtGTTCCTGGACATGCAATTTAGGTAGCTGTAATTTATAGgcggggattatgctaattgtgaatgagcaTTCACAACTAATTAACAAATTAGATAAAAACTAATTGACGTTTAGGAAGCGTTTGTGAACCCGGAGAAAAGTTTTCGGGGAGGTCTGTTTTACacacaaattattcagaatttagtCATATATttacgaatgtttcatgaatgaggcccattgatGCTAAGCTAGTAACATCAACATCCTTGCAGCAAATTCTTACTAATGCTCTATGTGCTTCTGCATGATCTGCGAATGATAGGTGGCACATATTCATAACTTTTCAGGAAGATTTAAAAAAGGGACTAAATCAGCTTTTATCTTTTCTATGTATTGTAAGAGCACTGGCTAACAACAAATTTTAGTACTTATGGATAAATCCTGTTTAAACCTATCCAAGGACAGTAATAGTCCAAAATGTTATAGTATTTGGTATCCTTTTTAGGCAGGTGTGGAAAAAATGGACCCTAAAATCCTCATAAGCTTCCGTTACTATCCttcttttctgttgttgtttttggtttagtttttatatttaattttttatttaatagattgTTATGTTTCTATGATGTATTACAATAGAAGCCTAATTTTGcagcataagaaaaaaacatgctttgATTAAATTTGTATTATGACAAAAAAGTCATATAATTATAGCAAACAAgataaaattatgagatactaaatcataattatgagtaaAGATCAAAAATGTAGCatagtgtaaattattattagatttgttTATAATTAGGACTTTATTTTATGTTATCATTTTGACGtgtaataattatgacttttaatctCATCATTGggatttttttatctcataattatgagtgTCATATTTTCGATTTATTGTGTCTTATGAATTAGTAtgtcacaatttagactttttttctcctAATGATtaaccaaagcatgatttttttcttatgtggaaaAAATGGGCTTTCATGATTATCCAACAAAAGACAACAACCAAGTTTTGATTAAAACTATCCACACATTTGCATTAGAAAAGAGCAAAGGCTTGTTTGCTGATTTAGTGGACCGCGTCAGTTGGTCAGGTAGGGAGtggtcattaacatttttaagaaGGGGCTTATTTTAGTGACTGTCTGTTTTCCCTCCTTGTCTCAGTGTAATGATTGGAGGAGTGAGAGTCAGAGCTCTCTATGACTACGCTGGACAGGAGACGGATGAACTGTCCTTCAAAGCAGGTAAGCTGTGcctgtttatgtttgtgtattcATATATTATGTGTCTGTATGATGTACGTGACACttgatgtttgtgtgttcaggTGAGGAGTTTCTGAAGATCGAGGATGAGGATGATCAGGGTTGGTGCAGAGGCATGATGGACGGAGGGAAAGAGGGTCTTTACCCTGCTAACTACGTGGAGGTGGTATAAAACCAACAGAACAGCATCGAGCTCCAGCTCTGGGGTCCATAACTGCCTACAGAGCGCCCAGGTTTAAGCCTGCTTCACAGCCATTTTTATTGAAGATTGCTTTGTTTTCTCTGAACGGAGGGTACACAGGTAAAGTTTTAGAGTTGAATTGAGTGTGTAAAGTTTGGATCAGAATGAGAAAATGTTTCCAAAGTTCTTTTTCCCTACGATCTTACTTGAGaacataataatgttatattttattctgtgtcacattgTAGCTTTAAGTCAAAAATATGCAGAGATTTTCATACGTTATAATATGATTAGGTACCGAGATACTCTAATATATATGGAGAATATGAACTGCATTGTCTTGATGCTTGCATGATCCTACAGAGTATTTTAAGGTCAATGTCTCACACCAAAGACGTCACTGCTTATTTACGTTTTATCAGTGACATATTTCTTCTGACGAGAATTGCGTTATATCTGATGCCTGTGTAAAAGGGGCCAGATGGTTAGGATGTTATCTACAGCTGCGAATTTCACGCAAGGTGTTAATAGGTATGATAATATGCTATTTTATGCGCTTTGGTCTTGCTTGTAAATGTCACTTGTCtcacatttagtaattttagttacaCAAAGGCAGTACTAATCAACACCACTTTTAAAGTGATAGCCATGGGACCCATTATGGTCTCTTCTTGtgtatttctgttgtgttttaagATGTCAGTCTAACCAaagaaaatgtatgcaaatgagcaCAGTGTTTGTTTGTGCCGTAGTGCGAGTAAATTACATTGGATCAGGGCAGTATATTCTGCACCATCACTAATCTAATGCGAACGCTCGCAGTATTAAAAGGGATACATATTACTGTGAGTCTTGTTCTTATTAATCATCTTGAGTAAGCACATACACATTATTATACATAGACacgttttatttgtgttgttcaTATTTCACTCTGTGCATGTCCTGAGGCCACATGCTGGTGCAAATATATGGGGCTGTAAATAaatgttggtgtgtgtgggtgtgggtgtaattttctaaccaaaaaaaaaaagatttttaaatgtttttgaaagaggtctcttatgctcaccaaggctgcatttatgtaatcaaaaatacagtaaaaatagtaatactgtaaaatattattacaattcacaataacttttgttgtattttttgcatttgaaagaagtcttttatgatcataaatacaatagaaaaggtgtaatttttttaactgcaatttaaaataactgctattttaatatattataaattgtacATTCTTTCTTGTGGTGGAatagctaaattttcagcatcattgctccagtcttcagtgtcacatgatccttcagaaatcagtatggTGATATCCggctcaaaaaaaaattttgtcctTGATATTTCAGTGGAAACTACACTACATCTTTTCAAGATTCTATgattaatagaatgtttaaaagaatagcatttattttatatttaaaactaaaagacaaaaagttgatcacaaaaaaaaagcatttatttgaaatagaaatcttttgtaacattacaaaactGTCTCTTTACgatgaatttaatatatattaagttaTGTGTGTGTGGACTCATATATGAGTCAGCCTGCTCACGTATCTCAGGATTTCAGCTCCACTGGACCCCGCAGCACATTTTTTAATAGTGTCAGATCATTCAGTGTGTTGCCCTGAGTGCTTGtcacacacattctcactcacATACATGCTTTTCGTGCATTATGAGTACATGAGTCAGAAATGTGCCTGGTTTTCCTAGGGTCAATTCCTTTCCCACAGTTTTGAGCAACATTAACCTTTCCCCTTTGCAAAAATAAACACAGCCCATAAATGTGCTGATTACTGCTGGCTGGCTGCATAAAATTTCTCACAGGGAAAATAATTGCGCTCAGGCTAAGAAAAGCTGGCGTAAGCTATGAGTAGGTAACCAGCCAATTTCGTCCAAAAAATGTGCTtttacttttcagtttttttaaactcTTAACTCAAGCAAAACTTTAGGTGCTTGTTTTCATTGCATGTGTCACAGTTACTACAGTGAATTCATACCTGAGAACAGTGATTAAAAGGGCGCCTACTTATTAGGCCgagtgaaaaaaaggaaaattgtgcAGAAACTGTTAATTTTAATCACATTTCTTAACTCTCAGATGCCAGGACAATTGTTGCTCTATACTGACTATTCTACTGTAGCATTTACACCAATGTGTTCAGTGCTGGCAACACTTGGGCACTTTCACCAAACAGTGAACTTCCTGCTGGTAGGTACATTTCCATAGGGTTTCTGAGGAAAGGGGAAAATATgccttatttaaaataagtagCATTTTCTGCCAATACTATCACAACAGGGCTATTATGTGGATTCTACAAATCAAACATTGGCTAAGATGATATTATTGTGatgatatattcatttttttatacaaatgtgtgtgtgtgtgtgtgtgtatagtatatattagtgctgtcaagtaattaatcacatccaaaataaaagtttatatatatatatatttatatatatatatatatatgattaagtgctgtcaaaggattaaccatgattaatcgcatccaaaataaaagttttcgtttacataatgtgtgtgtgtgtgtggtgtatatttattatgtatatataaatacacacccatacagtatatatttagaaaatgtatattcatgtaatttaatttataaatatatttcatatataaacataacataaatacataacttaaataggctacataataaaattaaaatactaaaaatacacagtacagacacatgtaaaaaaaaaagaaaatagtatgCGATCGATTGCAATTaaccatttgacagcactatatatatatataatatatatatatatatatatatatatatatatatatatatgtatatgggtATCATACCCTTATAAGGTAAAGAACATActgtgaaaatgatttatttaatatcaactgagtaaggccatgtcaaagattaAAATCagagtgaaattaatggttgaaatcaatcatggatttcacagagagggtcacatatatgtgtgtttatttctttgcATAAATTCTCACACAGATCATGAAGTTAACTGATAATCAAGGTCACAAGACTCTCGCACTCAGAATGGAACAGCAACACTATTTCTGCAGTACATGGCAAAAATCACAGTCTAAGCAAAGAGAATAAAGATATTTATGCTGTGAACGCTGTGTTCTTCTGTCTGTCAGAAAGAACACTGTATTCCAAACATAACCCTGCTGTTCGTGGATGCTTTTATAGATCGATATTATTTTCAACGGACACCAAGCGCCTCTTAAATTTCATCATTCGCCTGCCAGCATGTTCTCATAAGCTGATTATCTTACAATACTGATGTGCTCTATTTATCATTTCAATTGGGTAATTGTTATGTAACTTCTATAGAAATACATAGCAAGGCCTACATTCTGCTGTCGCGTAAGAGATGGTGTGAGCCAGCAGAGGACGCTGTTGATTTATGAAGCAATTATCTTTGATAACTGATGGTCTGTTACTGCTAAACCCATAAACGTTGACATCAAACACAACTGGGTCTCGACTGGTTTTGCTTCGAGACCTAGATTTTATATTGGACATCAAGTGgcagtattataatt
Protein-coding regions in this window:
- the LOC109057841 gene encoding protein kinase C and casein kinase substrate in neurons protein 3-like is translated as MSTLSAETGPEDANNQSFWMPGNYHQTVKRTEDAFQACNDIVACFQERARVERQYAQQLSEWSTKWKPLVDASPLYGSLLRAWQCFLSSADRLSSLHSSICRSLVSEDGDRIRTWQKETFHKKIFGGFKESQDFETGFSRAQKPWAKRLKKLEKAKSAFHKACRKEHMAREREAHAQGNPDIAIEKRKIQEETELAHQETEKVRARYEKILEEVTRYAPRYMEEMESIFDQSQEEERKRISFLKQAFLSIHRHLDVTNNESVKAVYNELHNTLMSISEQEDLRWWKNTHGPGMPTDWPQFQEWTPDKKHKKGKKEVEQKAVVMERSVMIGGVRVRALYDYAGQETDELSFKAGEEFLKIEDEDDQGWCRGMMDGGKEGLYPANYVEVV